One window of Staphylococcus chromogenes genomic DNA carries:
- the accC gene encoding acetyl-CoA carboxylase biotin carboxylase subunit, whose translation MKKILIANRGEIAVRIIRACHELGIQTVAIYSEGDKDALHTQLADEAYCVGPKQSKDSYLNIPNILSIATSTGCDGIHPGYGFLAENGDFAELCEAVQLKFIGPSYNSIQKMGIKDIAKEEMKRANVPVVPGSEGLVESIEQAIETANTIGYPVIIKATAGGGGKGIRIARNEDELVNGYKMTQQEAETAFGNGGLYLEKFIENFRHIEIQIMGDEHGNVIHLGERDCTIQRRMQKLVEEAPSPILSEKMRQEMGEAAVRAAKAVEYYNAGTIEFIYDLDEDKFYFMEMNTRIQVEHPVTEMVTGVDLVKLQIKVAMGEKLPYTQEDIQINGHAIEFRINAENPYKNFMPSPGKITQYLTPGGYGVRIESACYNNYMIPPYYDSMVAKLIVHQPSRDEAIMTGLRALNEFVVMGIDTTIPFHIRLLGHPVFREGFFSTKFLEIYDIMNEEG comes from the coding sequence ATGAAAAAAATACTTATTGCGAACCGTGGCGAGATTGCAGTGCGCATTATTCGTGCATGCCATGAATTAGGAATTCAAACAGTGGCAATATATTCAGAAGGCGATAAAGATGCTTTACATACTCAACTAGCCGATGAAGCTTACTGTGTGGGGCCTAAGCAATCAAAAGATTCATATTTAAACATTCCAAATATATTATCTATTGCCACTTCTACAGGTTGTGATGGCATACATCCGGGTTACGGATTTTTAGCAGAAAATGGGGACTTCGCTGAATTATGTGAAGCTGTACAATTAAAATTTATTGGTCCTAGTTATAATTCCATTCAAAAAATGGGGATTAAAGATATTGCTAAAGAAGAAATGAAACGTGCAAATGTACCTGTTGTTCCAGGCAGTGAAGGACTTGTTGAGAGTATTGAGCAAGCCATCGAAACAGCTAACACTATTGGCTATCCAGTCATTATAAAAGCAACTGCCGGGGGCGGTGGTAAAGGGATACGAATCGCGCGAAATGAAGATGAGCTCGTTAATGGATATAAAATGACACAACAAGAGGCTGAAACAGCGTTTGGTAACGGGGGACTTTACTTAGAAAAATTCATTGAAAATTTTCGCCATATTGAAATTCAAATCATGGGAGATGAACATGGTAATGTCATTCACCTAGGTGAACGTGATTGTACGATACAGCGCCGAATGCAAAAGCTTGTCGAAGAAGCGCCTTCACCTATTCTCTCAGAAAAGATGCGCCAGGAAATGGGCGAAGCAGCTGTTCGGGCAGCAAAAGCTGTTGAGTATTATAATGCAGGAACAATTGAATTCATTTATGACCTAGATGAGGATAAATTTTATTTCATGGAAATGAATACTCGAATTCAAGTTGAGCATCCAGTCACAGAAATGGTGACGGGGGTAGATTTAGTTAAATTACAAATCAAAGTAGCTATGGGAGAAAAGCTCCCCTATACTCAAGAAGATATTCAAATCAATGGTCATGCGATAGAATTTAGGATAAACGCTGAGAATCCTTATAAAAACTTTATGCCATCTCCTGGAAAAATCACTCAATATTTAACACCTGGCGGATACGGTGTACGTATAGAATCAGCTTGTTACAATAATTACATGATTCCTCCTTACTATGATTCTATGGTAGCAAAATTGATTGTTCACCAACCTTCAAGGGATGAAGCTATAATGACAGGATTACGTGCGTTGAATGAATTTGTAGTCATGGGCATTGATACAACCATTCCATTCCATATACGTTTGTTAGGTCACCCAGTATTTAGAGAAGGATTTTTTAGTACCAAATTTTTAGAGATTTACGATATTATGAACGAAGAAGGATAA
- the accB gene encoding acetyl-CoA carboxylase biotin carboxyl carrier protein has translation MNFKEIKELIEILSDSNLTEINIEDKGTVVNLKKEKELVTQQVTAVAPTNIAPASAEPQVVQSDVSNNEVKQDDNLQTITAPMVGTFYKSPSPEENPYVQVGDQVSANTTVCILEAMKLFNEIQAEVSGEIVEILVEDGQMVEYGQALFKVK, from the coding sequence ATGAATTTTAAAGAGATTAAAGAGTTAATTGAAATTTTAAGTGACTCTAATTTAACTGAAATTAATATTGAAGATAAAGGGACAGTTGTTAATCTGAAAAAAGAAAAAGAATTGGTGACACAACAAGTTACAGCAGTTGCACCGACAAACATTGCACCTGCTAGCGCTGAACCTCAAGTGGTACAATCTGATGTTTCGAATAATGAAGTAAAACAAGATGATAATTTACAAACAATTACAGCTCCTATGGTAGGGACTTTTTATAAATCTCCTTCACCAGAAGAAAATCCATATGTACAAGTTGGAGACCAAGTTTCTGCAAATACAACAGTATGTATTTTAGAAGCAATGAAACTTTTCAATGAAATTCAAGCAGAAGTTTCAGGTGAAATCGTTGAAATTCTTGTAGAAGATGGACAAATGGTTGAGTATGGCCAAGCATTGTTTAAGGTGAAATAA
- the gcvPA gene encoding aminomethyl-transferring glycine dehydrogenase subunit GcvPA has product MSHRYIPLTEKDQKEMLDTIGVSSIAELFGDVPENVYLDRDLNIADAEAETQLLKRLNRVASKNITKETHASFLGAGVYDHYTPSVVDAMISRSEFYTAYTPYQPEISQGELQAIFEFQTMICELTGMDVANSSMYDGITSFAEACILAWDKTKKRKLVVSKGMHYQALQVLHTYSQSREQYEVVEVDLDGTITDLAKLEEVIDDDTAAVAVQYPNFYGSIEDLEKIKSFIEGTKALFIVYANPLALGLLTPPGEFGADIVVGDTQVFGIPSQFGGPHCGYFATTKKLMRKIPGRLVGQTQDDHGNRGFVLTLQAREQHIRRETATSNICSNQALNALASSIAMSALGKQGLQDIAIQNIENANYAKEQFKSNGFEVLEGTSYNEFVVKFDSSIEEINKKLLDEGFIGGFDLGAVDDQFKNHMLVAVTELRTKDEIDTFVKKAGELNGK; this is encoded by the coding sequence TTGAGTCATCGTTATATTCCATTAACAGAGAAAGACCAAAAAGAAATGCTAGACACTATTGGTGTTAGCTCAATCGCTGAACTTTTTGGAGACGTTCCTGAAAATGTTTACTTAGATAGAGATTTAAACATTGCAGATGCAGAGGCTGAAACGCAACTATTAAAAAGATTAAATAGAGTAGCTAGCAAAAATATAACAAAAGAAACACATGCGAGTTTCCTTGGGGCTGGGGTTTATGACCACTATACGCCATCAGTTGTGGACGCAATGATTTCTCGTTCTGAGTTCTACACTGCATACACACCTTACCAACCTGAAATTTCACAAGGTGAATTACAAGCGATTTTCGAATTCCAAACAATGATTTGTGAACTAACAGGAATGGATGTTGCGAACTCATCTATGTATGATGGTATTACAAGTTTCGCAGAAGCATGTATCCTCGCATGGGACAAAACTAAAAAAAGAAAACTTGTTGTTTCTAAAGGAATGCACTATCAAGCCCTTCAAGTACTTCACACTTATTCACAAAGTCGTGAGCAATACGAAGTTGTAGAAGTTGATTTAGATGGTACAATTACTGATCTTGCTAAATTGGAAGAAGTCATTGATGATGATACTGCAGCAGTTGCAGTTCAATATCCAAACTTCTATGGATCTATTGAAGACTTAGAAAAAATCAAATCTTTCATTGAAGGTACAAAAGCCTTATTTATTGTCTATGCAAATCCTTTAGCACTTGGATTATTAACACCTCCTGGTGAATTTGGTGCTGATATTGTAGTTGGTGATACTCAAGTATTTGGTATTCCATCACAATTTGGTGGACCACACTGTGGTTACTTTGCAACAACTAAAAAGTTAATGCGTAAAATTCCAGGTCGTTTAGTAGGTCAAACTCAAGATGATCACGGAAATAGAGGATTTGTATTAACATTACAAGCACGCGAACAACACATTCGTCGTGAAACTGCGACATCAAATATTTGTTCAAACCAAGCACTTAATGCATTGGCATCATCTATTGCAATGTCTGCCTTAGGTAAACAAGGACTCCAAGATATCGCAATCCAAAACATCGAAAACGCCAACTATGCTAAAGAACAATTTAAATCTAATGGTTTTGAAGTTTTAGAGGGAACTTCTTATAATGAGTTCGTTGTCAAATTTGACTCTTCAATCGAAGAAATCAATAAGAAATTATTAGATGAAGGTTTTATTGGTGGCTTTGATTTAGGTGCTGTAGATGACCAATTCAAAAATCATATGTTAGTTGCAGTTACAGAACTTCGTACTAAAGACGAAATTGATACATTCGTGAAGAAAGCAGGTGAGCTTAATGGTAAGTAA
- the nusB gene encoding transcription antitermination factor NusB, giving the protein MSRKQARSQAFQTLFQLETKNSELTIDEAIHFIKDEDPNLDFDFIYWLVSGVKDHESVIDETIAPHLKGWSIPRLLKTDRIILRMATFEMLHSDTPKKVIMNEAIELAKQFSDDDHYRFINGVLSNLNKD; this is encoded by the coding sequence ATGAGTAGAAAACAAGCTAGAAGTCAAGCGTTCCAAACCTTATTCCAATTGGAAACTAAAAATTCAGAGTTAACAATTGACGAGGCGATTCATTTTATTAAAGATGAAGATCCTAATCTTGATTTTGACTTTATTTACTGGCTCGTTTCTGGGGTGAAAGATCATGAATCTGTAATTGACGAAACGATTGCACCTCATTTAAAAGGTTGGTCAATTCCTCGTCTATTAAAAACAGATCGAATTATTTTGAGAATGGCAACATTTGAGATGTTACACAGCGACACACCTAAAAAAGTGATTATGAACGAAGCGATAGAATTAGCCAAACAATTTAGCGACGATGATCATTATCGATTTATCAATGGCGTATTAAGTAATTTAAATAAAGATTGA
- the gcvPB gene encoding aminomethyl-transferring glycine dehydrogenase subunit GcvPB: MVSKSSPLIFERSKEGRFAYSLPPKEIDNGVAEKILDDKFIRKSKAEFPEVAELDLVRHYTELSNKNFGVDTGFYPLGSCTMKYNPKVNEKVARIGGFAEAHPLQDVDQIQGSLEIIYSLQEELKEITGMDEITLQPAAGAHGEWTALMVFKAYHLKNGDTQRDEVIVPDSAHGTNPASAHFAGFKSVTVKSNEKGEVDIDHLKELVGDKTAAIMLTNPNTLGIFETNIMEIRDIVHEAGGLLYYDGANLNAIMDKVRPGDMGFDAVHLNLHKTFTGPHGGGGPGSGPIGVKKELRQFLPKPLVVKDGDRFVYDNDIEYSIGRVKPFYGNFGIYLRAYTYIRTMGYKGLKEVSEAAVLNANYIKARLKDTFVIPFDQYCKHEFVLSGTKQKKLGVRTLDMAKRLLDFGVHPPTVYFPLNVEEGMMIEPTETESKETLDYFCDALLQIAKEAEEDPDKVLEAPHTTIIDRLDETTAARKPILKFEGLKAEKE; the protein is encoded by the coding sequence ATGGTAAGTAAATCAAGTCCATTAATTTTTGAACGCTCTAAAGAAGGTAGATTTGCATATTCATTACCACCAAAAGAAATTGACAACGGGGTCGCAGAAAAAATATTAGATGATAAATTTATTCGTAAAAGCAAAGCTGAATTCCCAGAAGTGGCAGAACTTGACTTAGTACGTCACTACACTGAACTTTCTAATAAAAACTTCGGTGTCGATACTGGTTTTTATCCTTTAGGTTCTTGTACAATGAAATACAATCCTAAAGTCAACGAAAAAGTAGCTAGAATCGGTGGTTTTGCTGAAGCTCATCCATTACAAGATGTTGATCAAATTCAAGGTTCATTAGAAATCATTTATAGTTTACAAGAAGAATTAAAAGAAATTACAGGTATGGATGAAATTACGCTTCAACCTGCTGCAGGGGCACATGGTGAATGGACAGCACTTATGGTATTTAAAGCTTATCACCTTAAAAATGGTGATACGCAACGTGATGAAGTTATCGTACCTGACTCAGCACATGGTACGAACCCAGCTTCTGCTCACTTTGCTGGCTTCAAATCGGTAACGGTTAAATCTAATGAAAAAGGCGAAGTAGATATCGATCACCTTAAAGAATTAGTAGGTGATAAAACTGCAGCCATCATGTTAACAAACCCTAATACTTTAGGTATTTTCGAAACTAACATTATGGAAATTCGTGATATTGTACACGAAGCTGGCGGTCTTTTATACTATGATGGCGCAAACTTAAATGCGATTATGGATAAAGTACGTCCTGGAGATATGGGATTTGATGCGGTTCATTTAAATCTTCATAAAACATTCACAGGTCCACATGGCGGTGGCGGTCCTGGTTCAGGTCCAATCGGTGTGAAAAAAGAATTACGTCAATTCTTACCGAAACCTCTTGTTGTGAAAGATGGAGACCGTTTTGTTTATGATAATGATATCGAGTATTCTATCGGACGTGTTAAACCGTTCTATGGTAACTTTGGTATTTATCTTCGTGCTTACACTTATATCCGTACAATGGGATATAAAGGTCTTAAAGAAGTGTCAGAAGCGGCAGTACTTAATGCCAACTACATTAAAGCACGCTTAAAAGACACATTTGTCATTCCATTTGATCAATACTGTAAACATGAATTTGTACTTAGTGGAACGAAACAGAAAAAACTTGGTGTCCGTACTTTAGATATGGCTAAACGTCTTCTTGATTTTGGTGTTCACCCACCAACAGTCTACTTCCCATTAAATGTTGAGGAAGGTATGATGATTGAACCAACAGAAACAGAATCTAAAGAAACTCTAGATTATTTCTGCGATGCGTTATTGCAAATTGCTAAAGAAGCGGAAGAAGACCCTGATAAAGTTTTAGAAGCACCACACACAACAATTATTGATCGTCTCGATGAAACAACTGCTGCACGTAAACCAATCCTTAAATTTGAAGGACTCAAAGCAGAAAAAGAATAG
- the efp gene encoding elongation factor P, with product MISVNDFKTGLTISVDNGIWKVIEFQHVKPGKGSAFVRSKLRNLRTGAIQEKTFRAGEKVEPAMIENRRMQYLYADGDNHVFMDNESFEQTELTTAYLEHELKFLKANMDVQIQTYEGETIGVELPKTVELQVTETEPGIKGDTATGATKSATVETGYTLNVPLFVNEGDTLVINTTDGSYVSRA from the coding sequence ATGATTTCTGTAAATGATTTCAAAACAGGTTTAACAATTTCAGTTGATAACGGGATTTGGAAAGTAATTGAATTTCAACACGTTAAACCAGGAAAAGGATCTGCATTCGTAAGATCTAAATTACGTAATTTACGTACGGGTGCTATCCAAGAAAAAACTTTTCGTGCAGGTGAAAAGGTAGAACCTGCTATGATTGAAAATCGTCGTATGCAATATTTATATGCTGACGGGGACAACCATGTATTTATGGATAATGAATCTTTTGAGCAAACTGAATTAACAACAGCTTATTTAGAACATGAATTAAAATTCCTTAAAGCAAATATGGATGTTCAAATTCAAACATACGAAGGTGAAACAATTGGAGTAGAACTCCCAAAAACTGTTGAACTTCAAGTGACTGAAACAGAACCTGGTATTAAAGGTGATACAGCAACTGGTGCTACTAAATCAGCGACAGTTGAAACTGGTTACACACTAAATGTGCCGTTATTCGTAAACGAAGGTGATACGTTAGTGATTAACACTACTGACGGTAGTTATGTATCACGTGCATAA
- a CDS encoding M24 family metallopeptidase → MNIRLKKVKALLEKKQLDGIVILTDFNRRYLSGFTGSSGGLLITKDKNILLTDFRYIEQATKQAPDFQIIQHTKPLLDEMVEQFKTSHLSNIGFESHLVSYDTFLNLNRGRHDLITLGDEIEKIRMVKDDNEIQSIDKAAKIVDDAYHYILKIVEPGMTEKEVKAHLESKMLHLGSEKTSFDTIVASGYRGALPHGVATDKVIEKGDMVTLDFGAYYDGYASDITRTFAVGEPSAKMKEIYEIVLKSQETAVAQIRPGMTGKEIDSIARKIIEDAGYGSNFGHSLGHGVGLNVHEMPNLSQKSHQVLEPNHVVTIEPGIYVQGVGGVRIEDDILITENGGRRFTNSTKDLIIL, encoded by the coding sequence ATGAATATAAGACTCAAAAAAGTCAAAGCATTGTTAGAAAAAAAACAACTTGATGGTATTGTGATTTTAACAGACTTCAATCGTCGATACCTTTCAGGGTTTACTGGCTCTAGTGGTGGATTGTTAATCACTAAAGATAAAAATATTCTTTTGACAGATTTTAGATATATAGAACAAGCAACAAAACAAGCACCTGATTTTCAAATTATTCAACATACAAAACCTTTATTAGATGAGATGGTTGAGCAATTTAAAACATCTCATTTGTCAAACATTGGTTTTGAGAGTCATCTCGTTTCTTATGATACATTTTTAAATTTAAATAGAGGGCGCCATGACCTTATTACTTTAGGAGACGAAATCGAAAAAATTCGCATGGTCAAAGACGATAACGAAATTCAATCCATTGATAAAGCCGCAAAAATTGTTGATGATGCATACCACTACATATTAAAAATTGTCGAACCAGGCATGACTGAAAAAGAGGTTAAGGCCCATTTAGAAAGTAAAATGTTACACTTAGGCTCTGAAAAAACATCATTTGATACGATTGTTGCTTCAGGCTATCGGGGCGCATTACCACATGGGGTTGCCACTGATAAAGTTATTGAAAAAGGCGATATGGTCACTTTAGACTTTGGCGCTTATTATGATGGTTATGCTTCTGATATCACGCGCACATTTGCTGTAGGTGAGCCAAGTGCTAAAATGAAAGAAATTTATGAAATTGTGTTAAAAAGTCAAGAAACAGCTGTAGCTCAAATTCGCCCTGGCATGACAGGTAAAGAAATAGATTCTATTGCTAGAAAAATAATAGAGGACGCTGGATATGGTTCAAATTTCGGTCATTCTCTAGGTCATGGCGTAGGGCTCAATGTACATGAAATGCCAAACCTATCTCAAAAATCACATCAAGTACTGGAGCCTAACCATGTTGTCACAATTGAACCGGGGATTTACGTGCAAGGTGTAGGCGGAGTCAGAATAGAAGATGACATTTTAATTACTGAAAATGGAGGACGACGCTTTACTAATTCAACAAAAGACCTTATTATTTTATAA
- a CDS encoding lipoate--protein ligase family protein, whose protein sequence is MTETWHFINTGKRDPYYNMAFDEALLNFVSRGEIDPVIRFYTWNPPTLSIGYFQRLEKEIDIAKVEEKGYGLVRRQTGGRGVLHDKELTYSVIVPESHPAMPKTVTEAYRIISTGLLEGFKLLGFDAYFSVPRSKEEREKLKQPRSSVCFDAPSWYELVVEGKKIAGSAQTRQKGVILQHGSILQDVDIDDLFDMFIFKNTRLKDKMKEAFVDKAIAINDLSDKKVSLEEMEHAFYEGFKKGLDIEFKPLELSEAQLQEVEELCEKYRSKEFLYRK, encoded by the coding sequence ATGACTGAAACATGGCATTTTATTAATACAGGGAAACGTGATCCATATTATAATATGGCTTTTGATGAGGCATTATTAAATTTCGTTTCACGAGGTGAAATAGATCCGGTCATCCGCTTCTATACATGGAATCCACCAACGTTATCCATAGGATATTTTCAACGTCTTGAAAAAGAAATCGACATTGCCAAAGTAGAAGAAAAGGGGTACGGCTTAGTTCGTAGACAAACCGGGGGGCGTGGTGTCCTTCATGACAAAGAACTCACTTATAGTGTTATTGTCCCAGAATCACATCCAGCTATGCCTAAGACGGTTACTGAGGCTTATAGAATCATATCTACCGGTTTACTAGAAGGGTTCAAACTTCTAGGCTTCGATGCTTATTTTTCAGTACCACGTTCAAAGGAAGAGCGTGAAAAATTGAAACAACCGAGAAGCTCTGTTTGTTTTGATGCACCAAGTTGGTATGAGTTGGTCGTCGAAGGTAAGAAAATTGCTGGAAGTGCTCAGACTCGCCAAAAAGGTGTCATCCTACAACATGGCTCTATTCTACAAGATGTTGATATCGATGATTTATTTGATATGTTTATCTTTAAAAATACGCGACTAAAAGATAAAATGAAAGAGGCTTTTGTAGATAAAGCGATTGCCATTAATGACCTTTCTGATAAAAAAGTAAGTTTAGAAGAAATGGAGCATGCCTTTTATGAGGGTTTTAAAAAAGGGTTAGATATTGAATTTAAACCTTTAGAACTTTCAGAGGCACAATTACAAGAAGTGGAAGAACTATGTGAAAAATATCGTTCTAAAGAATTTTTATATCGTAAATAA
- a CDS encoding Asp23/Gls24 family envelope stress response protein — MAKSVGNFNPNLGTVEIVPEVISVIASIAVSEVEGVQGVFTDMRNQTLERLGVKNLSKGVKVEIIDNEIYLNVYCALKYGSKISATALRIQEAIHSAIKNMTALTPKQINVHITHLEMNENGQH; from the coding sequence ATGGCTAAATCTGTTGGAAATTTCAATCCAAATCTTGGAACAGTCGAAATTGTACCTGAAGTCATTTCAGTAATTGCCAGTATCGCTGTTTCAGAAGTTGAAGGCGTACAAGGTGTTTTTACTGACATGAGAAACCAAACTTTGGAAAGATTAGGTGTAAAAAATTTAAGTAAAGGCGTTAAAGTTGAAATCATCGATAATGAAATCTATCTTAACGTGTATTGTGCACTAAAGTATGGTTCAAAAATTTCTGCAACAGCGTTAAGAATTCAAGAAGCCATCCATAGCGCAATAAAAAATATGACTGCGTTAACCCCAAAACAAATCAATGTGCATATTACACATTTAGAAATGAACGAAAATGGGCAACATTAA
- a CDS encoding SA1362 family protein, protein MKALQNIFFGIIIAVAIIGLLFNLDAVLFSLVNTLIVVIIFLGIIFLIYFFFFLTPDQRKYKKAVWKNKIRRRR, encoded by the coding sequence ATGAAAGCATTACAGAATATATTTTTTGGGATTATTATAGCTGTTGCTATTATAGGGCTATTATTTAACTTAGACGCTGTTTTGTTTAGTTTGGTGAACACCCTTATAGTGGTAATTATATTTTTAGGGATTATTTTTTTGATTTATTTCTTTTTCTTTTTAACACCGGATCAACGAAAATATAAAAAAGCCGTATGGAAAAATAAAATACGACGTCGACGTTAA
- a CDS encoding rhodanese-like domain-containing protein — translation MSNVMIIAIIVLVAVIAWMLLNFFLNKKAVTELNQEDFQQGLRKAQVIDLREKADYDYGHINGARNIPMTMFRQRYQGLRKDQPIYLIDANGIASYRAARTLKKKGYKELYMLKGGYKKWTGKIKSKK, via the coding sequence ATGAGCAACGTTATGATAATCGCTATAATTGTTCTTGTAGCTGTCATTGCATGGATGCTTCTAAACTTTTTCTTAAACAAAAAAGCAGTGACAGAACTTAATCAAGAAGATTTCCAGCAAGGGCTACGTAAAGCGCAAGTGATTGATTTAAGAGAAAAAGCAGATTATGATTATGGCCATATCAATGGCGCACGTAATATTCCAATGACGATGTTTCGACAAAGATATCAAGGGTTACGTAAAGACCAGCCAATTTATTTAATCGATGCGAATGGGATAGCCAGCTATAGAGCCGCACGTACGTTGAAGAAAAAAGGATATAAAGAGTTATATATGCTTAAAGGCGGCTATAAAAAGTGGACAGGAAAGATTAAATCTAAAAAATAA
- a CDS encoding shikimate kinase gives MMNNRHPILLIGFMGSGKTTIGQMLARDLQLDFVDLDAVIVQHEQKTIPQIFETFGEEGFRKREYNQLKKQLTSAKIIATGGGIVEFKKSFQLLKSKEITIIWLDAPFQTLYNRVHNDSNRPNAHAKSFSSLKNLYLSRISRYNEIAFIKVNTDKSLSIVLDEIKKALFANDQY, from the coding sequence ATGATGAATAACCGTCACCCCATTCTTCTAATCGGATTTATGGGCTCAGGGAAAACAACTATTGGACAGATGCTCGCACGTGATCTTCAATTAGATTTCGTTGACTTAGATGCAGTGATAGTTCAACACGAACAAAAAACTATCCCTCAAATATTTGAAACATTTGGAGAAGAGGGTTTTCGTAAACGTGAATATAATCAATTAAAAAAACAACTAACCTCAGCCAAAATCATTGCCACTGGTGGAGGAATTGTAGAATTTAAAAAGAGTTTTCAATTGCTAAAAAGTAAAGAAATCACAATAATATGGCTAGATGCGCCATTCCAAACTCTATATAATCGCGTACATAATGATAGTAATCGACCAAATGCTCACGCCAAATCATTTTCGAGTTTAAAAAACTTGTATTTAAGTCGTATTTCAAGATATAATGAAATCGCATTCATCAAGGTGAATACTGATAAATCATTAAGTATTGTTCTTGATGAAATTAAAAAGGCACTATTTGCGAATGATCAATATTAG
- the gcvT gene encoding glycine cleavage system aminomethyltransferase GcvT — protein sequence MVENLKQTPLYQHYVDAGAKIVEFGGWAMPVQFTSIKEEHNAVRTKAGLFDVSHMGEILVEGAQADDLVQYVLTNDTTLLTTENAHYTTLCNEKGGVIDDLVTYKLDDKRYLLVVNAANTEKDFNWIQKQSNDFDVTVKNVSEEYGQLAIQGPNARDIIQKHVSEDVSQMKMFEFKQNVELFGKNVILSQSGYTGEDGFEIYCNSEDTTTIWDELLKEDVTPCGLGARDTLRLEAGLPLHGQDLTEEITPYEGGIAFAVKPLIDADFIGKSVLKEQKENGAPRRTVGLKMIDKGIPRTGYTILNTEGKEIGVVTSGTQSPSTGNSIGLGIIDRNEFEMGKEVVIQVRKRQVKAQIVKKNQIKK from the coding sequence ATGGTGGAAAATTTAAAACAAACACCATTATATCAACATTACGTTGATGCAGGTGCGAAAATTGTAGAATTTGGTGGTTGGGCTATGCCAGTCCAATTCACAAGTATCAAAGAAGAACATAATGCTGTCCGTACTAAAGCAGGCTTATTTGATGTAAGTCATATGGGGGAAATTTTAGTAGAGGGTGCACAAGCAGATGACTTAGTTCAATACGTTTTAACGAACGATACAACTTTGCTTACTACTGAAAACGCACATTATACGACACTTTGTAATGAAAAAGGTGGCGTTATCGATGACCTAGTTACTTACAAATTAGATGATAAAAGATATTTACTTGTTGTGAACGCAGCAAATACTGAGAAAGACTTTAATTGGATTCAAAAACAGTCAAATGATTTTGATGTGACAGTTAAAAATGTATCAGAGGAATATGGTCAACTTGCTATACAAGGTCCTAATGCCCGTGACATTATTCAAAAGCACGTTTCAGAAGATGTAAGTCAAATGAAAATGTTTGAATTCAAACAGAACGTTGAACTATTTGGTAAAAATGTCATTCTTTCTCAATCTGGTTATACAGGTGAAGATGGTTTTGAAATATATTGTAACTCAGAGGACACAACAACAATTTGGGACGAATTATTAAAAGAAGACGTAACTCCATGTGGATTAGGTGCACGTGATACATTGCGACTTGAAGCTGGTTTACCATTACATGGCCAAGATTTAACTGAAGAAATCACGCCATATGAAGGTGGTATTGCGTTTGCCGTTAAACCACTTATTGATGCTGACTTTATTGGTAAATCCGTATTAAAAGAGCAAAAAGAAAATGGAGCGCCTCGCCGTACTGTAGGTCTAAAAATGATTGATAAAGGTATTCCTCGTACAGGTTATACAATTTTAAATACAGAAGGCAAAGAAATTGGCGTTGTAACTTCTGGTACACAATCACCATCCACAGGTAATTCTATCGGTTTAGGTATTATTGACCGTAATGAGTTTGAAATGGGCAAAGAAGTTGTCATTCAAGTGCGTAAACGTCAAGTTAAAGCACAGATCGTTAAGAAAAATCAAATTAAAAAATAA